A stretch of Arachis hypogaea cultivar Tifrunner chromosome 15, arahy.Tifrunner.gnm2.J5K5, whole genome shotgun sequence DNA encodes these proteins:
- the LOC112749880 gene encoding vacuole membrane protein KMS1 — protein sequence MGSETTAASSSEHSDMSISGLHDKHRLELENLTLTSQPFKTLKLFILAVIQYMKKTTLYLLAKGGWLMLFSVAVGTLSILLMALDGPHGKHREEVLEYFRFGLWWIALGVASSIGLGSGLHTFVLYLGPHIALFTIKATQCGRVDLKSAPYDTIQLKRGPSWLDKDCSEFGPPLFQSVYGSRVPLSRILTQVQLEAILWGLGTAIGELPPYFISRAARLSGSRVDAMEELDNEDKGILNQAKRWFLSHAQHLNFVTILVLASVPNPLFDLAGIMCGQFGIPFWEFFLATMIGKAIIKTHIQTIFIISVCNNQLLDWIENEFIWVLSHIPGFASVLPSVVANLHAMKDKYLKAPQPVSPKIQGKKWDLSFTSIWNTVVWLMLMNFFVKIVNATAQRYLKKQQDRELAALTEKSVSTDSDAQ from the exons ATGGGGTCTGAAACTACTGCAGCTTCTTCTTCTGAGCACTCCGACATGTCCATCTCAG GACTTCACGATAAGCACCGTCTAGAGCTAGAAAATTTGACACTAACCTCACAACCTTTCAAAACACTGAAACTCTTCATATTGGCTGTTATTCAATACATGAAGAAAACAACATTATATTTGTTGGCAAAAGGTGGGTGGCTCATGCTATTCAGTGTTGCGGTAGGGACTCTTAGCATATTGCTGATGGCCTTGGATGGTCCTCACGGGAAG CATCGTGAGGAGGTTCTTGAATATTTCCGCTTTGGACTGTGGTGGATTGCCCTTGGGGTTGCATCTTCAATTGGCCTAG GCTCTGGTTTGCACACATTTGTTCTATATTTGGGTCCACACATAGCACTGTTTACAATTAAAGCAACTCAATGTGGCAGAGTGGATTTGAAAAGTGCTCCATATGATACCATACAATTAAAAAGAGGTCCTTCTTGGCTTGATAAAGACTGTTCTGAATTTGGGCCACCATTGTTCCAGTCAGTGTATGGTTCAAGGGTTCCACTTAGCAGGATTTTGACTCAAGTTCAGTTGGAGGCCATTCTATGGGGTCTCGGAACTGCTATAGGGGAGCTTCCACCTTACTTTATCTCCAGGGCAG cacGCTTGTCTGGGAGTAGAGTGGATGCAATGGAAGAGTTGGATAACGAAGATAAAGGAATCCTGAATCAAGCCAAACGCTGGTTTCTTTCGCATGCTCAACATTTGAATTTCGTTACCATTCTTGTGCTTGCATCG GTGCCAAATCCTCTATTTGACCTTGCTGGCATCATGTGTGGACAATTTGGCATTCCGTTTTGGGAATTTTTTCTTGCGACCATGATTGGAAAGGCAATTATTAAAACTCACATACAG ACAATATTTATCATCTCAGTTTGCAATAATCAACTTCTTGACTGGATAGAGAATGAATTTATATGGGTTCTCAGTCATATACCCGGTTTTGCTTCAGTCCTGCCTAGCGTGGTGGCTAATCTCCATGCAATGAAAGATAAGTATCTGAAAGCACCCCAGCCAGTTTCCCCAAAAATTCAG GGGAAAAAGTGGGATTTGTCTTTTACATCAATCTGGAACACAGTGGTGTGGCTCATGCTCATGAACTTCTTTGTCAAGATTGTGAATGCAACAGCACAGAGGTATCTGAAGAAACAACAAGACAGAGAGCTCGCTGCATTAACGGAAAAGTCAGTCTCAACAGATTCAGATGCACAATGA